In Gemmata obscuriglobus, a single genomic region encodes these proteins:
- a CDS encoding serine/threonine-protein kinase, protein MKLSVATHSLAAELAHRVEAFELALETDPNADFARQLPAVDHPLYLAVLGELVRVDLELAWTRGRPKRVSEYTARFPAVLTNPALLAAVAFEEYRQRVRAGETPRPEEYANKYGVPTSGWAELGSEVQTPRPGSVSAADAATDRIMGPQPRDEFRTAEVPQLQRTHDRLGAPPLPNARAQALAEADALSDWQDSVSSLPDVGTDFVGFFLAKELGRGAFGRVYLARQGDLAGRPVALKVARGLGAESNTLAQLQHPNIVPIYSYHSAGPFQAVCMPFLGGTTLAGVVQSLSRRASVPNSGKEIRSTLVGGRFDSSTRTGSMGGSVIYPHEVPAPASSAASEGAALEAAEGWARLDQFPYVEAVLAIGGQLAEGLAHAHRRGILHRDLKPANVLLADDGRPMLLDFNLAEDTKLRGSAERAMMGGTLPYMAPEHLEAFRTGEGTLDPRCDVYGLGVILFELLTGRHPFPLRRGYPRVTVPQMIADRAAAPSVRALNPAVSPGAEAIVRRCLAPNPSDRYQRADDLREDIDRHLANRPLKFAPEPSVRERARKWARRHPRLTSSASVAAVAGVVLTLVVGAAVYSRERTRDVEARGRFADHQAAFRDAQSFLDDQTRSEGRLDERLAKLRGVLDTYGVSDDPFVSEDWRHMAAYRRLPEADRDQVCGNVGETFFLMAQVALLQASEGDGAGRAAQLTRANNWHALAASYGAHRLPRAIGEQRVTLMELKGDHAAAERGRAEAESIPLDLARDLYLAGSQLTRNGRHLESLKLLQKATQADPENFSAWFLRGTAHLALEQNDLAAMCFGACVALRPDFAPAWMNRGLAFFRMRHYDAGRDDYDRALKLDPKLTEAYIQRGQLREAVGDSAGAIGDYTQALETGTAPARAYFKRATAKFRAGDRDGAKADREAGFQVTPTDELSWVARAENRWTEDPTGALADADEALKENGRSVFALQMKAAILSEGLKRPEDALKVLDRAVELHPDYVPARAGRGVLLARAGKREEALRDARDALRRDTHASNLYQVGCIYALTAKTHPDDKREARKLLWDGLKTGFALDIVDTDTDLDSLRDDQDFKALVADAKALNAPRSEKR, encoded by the coding sequence GTGAAACTCTCCGTCGCCACGCACTCGCTCGCGGCCGAACTCGCTCATCGCGTCGAGGCGTTCGAGCTGGCTCTCGAAACCGACCCGAACGCGGATTTCGCGCGGCAGTTGCCCGCGGTCGATCACCCGTTGTACCTCGCCGTGCTGGGCGAACTGGTGCGCGTCGACCTGGAACTCGCCTGGACGCGCGGGCGGCCGAAGCGGGTGTCCGAGTACACGGCGCGGTTCCCCGCGGTGCTCACCAACCCCGCGCTACTCGCGGCCGTGGCGTTCGAGGAGTACCGGCAGCGGGTCCGGGCCGGCGAGACCCCGCGCCCCGAGGAGTACGCCAACAAGTACGGCGTGCCCACGAGCGGGTGGGCCGAACTCGGTTCCGAGGTTCAGACCCCGCGACCGGGCTCGGTGAGCGCGGCCGACGCGGCGACCGACCGGATCATGGGGCCGCAGCCGCGGGACGAGTTCCGCACTGCCGAGGTGCCGCAACTTCAGCGGACGCACGATCGGCTCGGCGCGCCGCCCCTGCCGAACGCCCGCGCGCAAGCCCTGGCCGAGGCCGACGCGCTGTCCGACTGGCAGGACTCGGTGTCCTCGCTCCCGGACGTGGGCACCGATTTCGTCGGGTTCTTTCTCGCGAAGGAACTCGGCCGCGGGGCGTTCGGGCGGGTGTACCTGGCGCGCCAGGGCGACCTCGCCGGACGCCCGGTCGCGCTCAAGGTGGCGCGCGGCCTGGGGGCCGAGTCGAACACGCTGGCGCAGTTGCAGCACCCGAACATCGTCCCGATCTACTCGTACCACAGCGCCGGCCCGTTCCAGGCGGTTTGCATGCCGTTCCTGGGCGGCACCACACTCGCGGGCGTGGTCCAGAGCTTGAGTCGGCGCGCGAGCGTGCCCAACTCGGGTAAGGAGATCCGCAGCACGCTCGTCGGCGGGCGGTTCGATTCGTCCACCCGGACCGGGTCGATGGGGGGATCGGTCATTTACCCCCACGAGGTACCGGCGCCGGCTTCCAGCGCGGCATCCGAAGGTGCCGCGCTGGAAGCTGCGGAGGGCTGGGCGCGGCTCGATCAGTTCCCATACGTAGAGGCGGTTCTGGCGATCGGCGGGCAACTCGCGGAAGGGCTGGCGCACGCGCACCGGCGCGGCATCTTGCACCGCGACCTCAAGCCCGCGAACGTGCTGCTGGCCGACGACGGGCGCCCGATGCTGCTCGACTTCAACCTCGCCGAAGACACGAAGTTGCGCGGCTCGGCCGAGCGCGCGATGATGGGCGGTACCCTCCCGTACATGGCGCCCGAGCACCTGGAAGCGTTCCGCACCGGCGAGGGGACGCTCGACCCGCGGTGCGACGTGTACGGGCTCGGGGTGATCCTGTTCGAACTGCTCACCGGCCGGCACCCGTTTCCGCTCCGCCGCGGCTATCCGCGGGTCACAGTACCCCAGATGATTGCCGACCGCGCCGCCGCGCCGTCGGTTCGGGCTCTGAACCCCGCGGTGTCACCGGGCGCCGAGGCGATCGTCCGGAGGTGCCTCGCGCCGAACCCGTCGGACCGGTACCAGCGGGCGGATGACCTGCGTGAGGACATCGACCGCCACCTCGCCAACCGCCCGCTGAAGTTCGCTCCGGAGCCGTCGGTGCGGGAGCGGGCGCGCAAGTGGGCGCGTCGGCACCCGCGCCTCACTTCGTCTGCTAGCGTCGCCGCCGTTGCCGGCGTGGTGCTGACACTCGTGGTGGGGGCGGCGGTCTATTCGCGCGAACGCACCCGCGATGTGGAGGCACGGGGGCGGTTCGCCGATCACCAAGCCGCGTTCCGCGACGCACAGTCGTTTCTCGACGACCAGACGCGGTCCGAAGGGAGGCTCGACGAGCGGCTCGCCAAGCTCCGCGGGGTGCTGGACACATACGGGGTGTCGGACGATCCGTTCGTTTCTGAAGATTGGCGACACATGGCGGCCTACCGACGGCTGCCAGAAGCGGACCGCGATCAGGTGTGTGGGAACGTTGGCGAAACCTTCTTCCTGATGGCCCAGGTCGCGCTGCTACAGGCGTCCGAAGGCGACGGGGCGGGACGGGCCGCTCAGTTGACCCGGGCGAACAACTGGCACGCGCTGGCCGCGAGCTACGGCGCCCACCGCCTCCCGCGCGCGATCGGCGAGCAGCGGGTCACACTGATGGAACTGAAGGGCGACCACGCGGCCGCAGAGCGGGGCCGAGCCGAGGCCGAATCGATCCCGCTGGATCTGGCCCGCGACCTGTACCTCGCCGGCAGTCAACTGACCCGCAACGGCCGTCACTTGGAGTCGCTCAAGCTCCTTCAGAAGGCGACCCAGGCGGACCCCGAGAACTTCTCCGCCTGGTTCCTCCGCGGGACCGCGCACCTCGCGCTCGAGCAGAACGACCTGGCCGCGATGTGCTTCGGGGCGTGCGTGGCCCTGCGCCCGGACTTCGCGCCGGCGTGGATGAACCGCGGGTTGGCGTTCTTCCGGATGCGGCATTACGACGCCGGCCGCGACGACTACGACCGCGCCCTGAAACTGGACCCGAAACTGACCGAGGCGTACATCCAGCGCGGCCAGTTGCGCGAGGCGGTCGGCGACAGCGCCGGGGCGATCGGGGACTACACCCAGGCGCTCGAGACCGGCACCGCCCCGGCGCGGGCCTATTTCAAGCGCGCGACCGCGAAGTTCCGTGCCGGCGATCGGGACGGCGCGAAGGCCGACCGCGAGGCCGGGTTCCAGGTCACGCCGACCGACGAGCTGAGCTGGGTCGCGCGGGCCGAAAACCGCTGGACGGAAGACCCTACGGGTGCCCTCGCCGACGCCGACGAGGCACTGAAGGAGAACGGTCGGTCGGTCTTCGCACTTCAGATGAAGGCCGCGATCTTGTCGGAAGGGCTGAAGCGCCCGGAGGACGCACTAAAGGTGCTCGACCGCGCGGTGGAACTGCATCCCGATTACGTTCCGGCGCGGGCCGGGCGCGGGGTGCTGCTGGCCCGCGCGGGGAAGCGCGAGGAGGCGCTGCGCGACGCCCGGGACGCGCTCCGGCGCGACACCCACGCCTCGAACCTGTATCAGGTGGGGTGCATCTACGCGCTCACCGCCAAAACACACCCCGACGACAAGCGCGAGGCGCGCAAACTCCTCTGGGACGGTCTGAAAACCGGGTTCGCGCTCGACATCGTGGACACGGACACGGACCTCGATTCGTTACGCGACGATCAAGACTTTAAGGCTCTGGTCGCAGACGCGAAGGCGCTCAACGCTCCACGGTCCGAGAAACGGTGA
- a CDS encoding matrixin family metalloprotease, with protein MTPAPKIGSSFEYLEDRALPSTFGVPWADPEHLTLSFVNDGTQTPLGASSLAQLLGSSGTSAEWKREILRAFQTWAVNANINIGLVSDGGQALGAVGAVQGDTRFGDIRIAAAGLSPDVLASAAPFSFTGSTLSGDVVLNANVPFGSVYDLYSVLLHEAGHVFGLDHEHDGHASAIHAGYEYQTGLSAEDIEHLQELYGTRTPDAFEGTGGNNTAARASAIPRNSVTQLLATADISSPSDVDYYKFTAPALTSWLSNVTVRLKAAGLSLLTAKVTVYDAAGRAVASGASTDPLSNDITLTFNPGLLGGNYTIKVEGASGDVFDVGGYKLAVDFLSIGGALSPITTALTGVLDGHTDDVLASARVLQANTGADARFDAVYRGVIEDRFDVDTYKVRTRGFAPGDAVTLNVLVWALDANGVDPRVRVFDAAGSAVAFQVLSNDRGLFSVQVLNAVAGQDYYIQVSAREGAAKTTGGYFIAADFNQLSPLVFDAVASGTTAPGAATAGETLQLDEAGVFQFALGAQAGAAGDAVTMTVYDEDGNVVFVLTARVGQPPVTATKYLTAGKYTVRYAGATTNKGAVGYGLFMTQLSQGVGPYATSTSAPATSTAPSRPTTPSSSSSGTSTSASPSPSYTYTSSSPGQSAGYYYTY; from the coding sequence ATGACCCCGGCACCGAAGATCGGCTCTTCGTTCGAATACCTCGAAGACCGCGCCCTCCCGTCTACGTTCGGCGTTCCCTGGGCCGATCCCGAGCACCTGACGCTCAGCTTCGTTAATGACGGCACCCAGACCCCGCTCGGGGCCAGTTCGCTGGCGCAACTTCTCGGTTCGAGCGGCACGAGTGCGGAGTGGAAGCGCGAGATCCTTCGCGCCTTCCAGACCTGGGCGGTGAACGCGAACATCAACATCGGGCTCGTGTCCGACGGCGGCCAGGCGCTCGGCGCGGTCGGCGCGGTGCAGGGCGACACGCGGTTCGGGGACATCCGGATCGCCGCCGCCGGGCTGTCCCCGGACGTGCTCGCGAGTGCGGCCCCGTTCAGCTTCACCGGCTCCACCCTCAGCGGGGACGTGGTGCTGAACGCGAACGTGCCGTTCGGTTCGGTGTACGACCTCTACTCGGTGCTCCTGCACGAAGCGGGGCACGTGTTCGGGCTCGACCACGAGCACGACGGACACGCCTCGGCGATCCACGCCGGGTACGAGTACCAGACCGGGCTGAGCGCCGAAGACATTGAGCACCTGCAAGAACTGTACGGCACCCGCACCCCGGACGCGTTCGAAGGCACCGGCGGGAACAATACCGCCGCCCGCGCCAGCGCGATCCCGCGCAACTCGGTCACCCAGTTACTCGCCACCGCCGACATCAGCAGCCCGTCGGACGTGGACTACTACAAGTTCACCGCGCCGGCGCTGACATCCTGGCTGAGCAACGTGACCGTGCGGCTCAAGGCCGCCGGGCTGAGCCTGTTGACCGCGAAGGTCACGGTGTACGACGCCGCCGGGCGCGCGGTCGCGAGCGGGGCCAGCACCGACCCGCTGAGCAATGACATCACGCTGACGTTCAACCCCGGGCTGCTGGGCGGGAACTACACGATCAAGGTAGAGGGCGCGAGCGGGGACGTGTTCGACGTCGGCGGGTACAAGCTCGCGGTAGACTTCCTGTCGATCGGCGGAGCGCTCTCGCCGATCACCACGGCCCTCACGGGTGTGCTCGACGGCCACACCGACGACGTACTCGCGAGCGCCCGAGTGCTCCAAGCCAACACGGGGGCGGACGCCCGGTTCGACGCCGTCTACCGCGGCGTGATCGAGGACCGGTTCGATGTGGACACGTACAAGGTGCGCACGCGCGGTTTCGCTCCTGGCGATGCGGTGACGCTGAACGTGCTGGTATGGGCGCTGGACGCCAACGGCGTCGACCCGCGGGTGCGGGTGTTCGATGCCGCCGGGAGCGCGGTGGCGTTTCAGGTGCTGTCGAACGACCGCGGGCTGTTCAGTGTGCAGGTGCTGAACGCGGTCGCGGGGCAGGACTACTACATTCAGGTTTCGGCGCGGGAAGGGGCTGCGAAGACGACCGGCGGGTACTTCATCGCGGCCGACTTCAACCAGCTCTCGCCGCTCGTGTTCGATGCCGTCGCGAGCGGGACCACCGCCCCGGGTGCCGCGACCGCGGGCGAAACGCTCCAGCTCGATGAAGCCGGTGTGTTCCAATTCGCGCTCGGTGCCCAGGCCGGCGCCGCCGGCGATGCCGTCACGATGACCGTTTACGACGAGGACGGCAACGTGGTGTTCGTGCTGACAGCGCGGGTCGGGCAACCGCCGGTGACCGCGACGAAGTACCTCACGGCCGGGAAGTACACGGTTCGGTACGCGGGCGCCACGACCAATAAAGGAGCGGTCGGTTATGGGCTGTTCATGACGCAACTGAGCCAGGGCGTTGGGCCGTACGCAACGAGTACCTCGGCGCCGGCGACAAGCACCGCGCCGAGCCGCCCGACCACACCGAGCAGTTCGAGTTCGGGAACGAGCACGTCCGCGTCCCCATCCCCGTCGTACACCTATACCAGTTCCTCGCCCGGCCAGTCGGCGGGTTACTATTACACGTACTGA
- a CDS encoding 5-formyltetrahydrofolate cyclo-ligase, with translation MDDKTQPTDAQTIKQFIRELARKNRVAQKNKDPISRDICAKFVALPAYESAKTVMWYVDAGSEVRTRHALPDALTHGKRVVVPWCVVETNELELFLLEDMSELVEGAYKILEPKEELRNLPAKKVQPEELDLVMVPGTAFDVRGGRMGQGKGYYDRLLARARPDAPLVAIGFDCQVFEEIPVASHDVFMDLVLTEARTITGKGRSAA, from the coding sequence ATGGACGACAAGACGCAACCGACCGACGCGCAGACGATTAAGCAGTTCATCCGCGAGCTGGCGCGCAAGAACCGCGTCGCGCAGAAGAACAAGGACCCGATCAGCCGCGACATCTGCGCGAAGTTCGTCGCGCTCCCGGCTTACGAATCCGCAAAAACGGTGATGTGGTACGTGGACGCCGGAAGTGAGGTGCGCACCCGCCACGCGCTGCCCGACGCCCTCACCCACGGCAAGCGGGTCGTCGTCCCGTGGTGCGTGGTCGAGACGAACGAACTCGAACTGTTCCTGCTCGAAGACATGAGCGAACTGGTCGAAGGGGCATACAAGATTCTGGAACCGAAAGAGGAACTTCGGAACCTCCCGGCGAAGAAGGTGCAGCCGGAGGAACTCGACCTGGTGATGGTTCCGGGCACCGCGTTCGACGTGCGCGGCGGGCGAATGGGTCAGGGTAAGGGCTACTACGACCGGCTGCTCGCGCGCGCCCGCCCGGACGCCCCGCTCGTGGCGATCGGGTTCGACTGCCAAGTCTTCGAAGAGATTCCGGTCGCGTCCCACGACGTGTTCATGGACCTGGTGCTGACCGAAGCCCGCACGATCACCGGGAAGGGCCGCAGCGCGGCGTGA